In a genomic window of Occallatibacter riparius:
- a CDS encoding ROK family protein, translated as MTLAIGLVMTEHIVAGLLEDHKLVGNTIRYRGEGEQTDELASMPSGDLLEILASLVATLAADSGEKLDAIGLAVPGVVRHNIIEDSPNLQQIKGLHMGEELGRLLQSRGISAPVHIANDADAIAAGVAATRGHLNRLTRVWTIGNGIGYGRWPYVEGVWEGGHITVSLDPKERFCGCGGVGHLEGIMGYRAMRLRFLDKEPEEVFAAARQGDSKCLEFVDLWHRALAAATASFIHLAGPGKFYFTGHNVKFLELSMLRAHLESMVKMSPLQSFSLEVLEEDDETALIGAGVSALRALTW; from the coding sequence ATGACACTCGCCATCGGGTTGGTCATGACCGAGCACATCGTCGCTGGACTGCTCGAGGACCACAAGCTGGTTGGCAACACCATCCGCTACCGCGGCGAAGGCGAGCAGACCGATGAGCTTGCATCGATGCCCAGCGGCGATCTGCTTGAGATTCTTGCCTCGCTCGTAGCCACTCTCGCAGCCGACAGCGGCGAAAAGCTCGACGCGATTGGACTTGCCGTTCCAGGCGTGGTGCGCCACAACATCATTGAAGACAGCCCCAATTTGCAACAGATCAAAGGCCTCCACATGGGCGAAGAGCTGGGTCGCCTGTTGCAATCGCGCGGCATCTCTGCCCCCGTACACATTGCCAACGACGCCGACGCCATCGCCGCCGGTGTCGCCGCTACACGCGGGCACCTCAACCGGCTCACGCGCGTTTGGACCATCGGTAACGGCATTGGCTACGGCCGCTGGCCCTACGTCGAAGGCGTATGGGAAGGCGGTCACATCACCGTGTCGCTCGACCCCAAGGAGCGCTTCTGCGGATGCGGCGGCGTGGGCCACCTCGAAGGCATCATGGGCTATCGCGCCATGCGCCTACGCTTTCTCGACAAGGAACCGGAAGAGGTCTTCGCAGCGGCGCGGCAGGGCGACTCCAAATGCCTGGAGTTCGTCGATCTATGGCATCGTGCGCTGGCCGCCGCAACAGCATCGTTCATCCATCTCGCCGGCCCGGGCAAGTTCTACTTCACCGGGCACAACGTGAAGTTCCTCGAACTCAGTATGCTGCGCGCGCACCTGGAATCGATGGTGAAGATGAGCCCGCTACAGAGCTTCTCGCTCGAAGTGCTGGAAGAAGACGATGAGACGGCCCTGATCGGAGCCGGGGTGAGCGCGTTGCGCGCGCTCACATGGTAG
- the sthA gene encoding Si-specific NAD(P)(+) transhydrogenase, with product MSAAKYDLTVIGSGPSGQRAAVAASKMKKRVAVVESRSVVGGVCINTGTIPSKTMREAVLHLSGYNYRSVYGMNYRVKEKITMADLAFRVQAVIKTEVDVTEAQLSRNGIDVVHGIAHFIDPTHVKVEGPAGDTTLESDRIIIAVGTRPSTSPKVPINGRTIINSDQVLDLPTLPRSLIVVGGGVIGVEYACMFATLGVRVTLIEKRAKLLEFADQEIVEALSYHLRDARVTMRLGEEVESVEELPDGGVVANLQSKKKVSGDALLYAVGRQGAVDDLNLAATGIEADARGRIPVDEHYQTKVEHIYAVGDVVGFPALASVSMEQGRIAAHRAFDDGETTSNPSFYPYGIYTIPEISFIGKTEEQLTDEDVPYEVGMAYYREVARGQIRGDTTGRLKLIFHRDTRKVLGVHIIGEGASELVHIGQAVMTFDGTVDYFVDTVFNYPTLAECYKVAAFNGLGRMHRYQG from the coding sequence ATGAGCGCCGCCAAGTACGACCTGACCGTCATTGGCTCGGGGCCTTCCGGACAGCGCGCCGCAGTGGCCGCCTCCAAGATGAAGAAGCGGGTAGCCGTGGTGGAATCGCGCTCGGTTGTCGGCGGCGTCTGCATCAATACCGGCACAATCCCCTCCAAGACCATGCGCGAGGCCGTGCTTCACCTCTCCGGCTATAACTACCGCTCCGTCTATGGAATGAACTACCGCGTCAAGGAAAAGATCACCATGGCCGACCTGGCATTCCGGGTGCAAGCCGTGATCAAGACCGAGGTGGACGTCACCGAGGCACAGCTCTCGCGTAACGGAATTGACGTGGTACATGGCATCGCCCATTTCATCGACCCGACGCACGTAAAGGTGGAAGGGCCCGCCGGTGACACCACCCTCGAATCGGATCGCATCATCATTGCCGTAGGCACCAGGCCCTCGACATCGCCGAAGGTCCCCATCAACGGCCGCACCATCATCAACAGCGATCAGGTGCTCGATCTTCCCACGCTCCCGCGCTCGCTCATCGTCGTGGGCGGCGGCGTCATCGGCGTGGAATACGCCTGCATGTTCGCCACACTCGGCGTGCGCGTCACCCTGATCGAAAAGCGCGCCAAGCTGCTTGAGTTTGCCGACCAGGAAATCGTCGAAGCACTGAGCTATCACCTGCGCGACGCGCGCGTGACGATGCGCCTGGGCGAAGAGGTAGAAAGCGTCGAGGAGCTGCCCGACGGTGGCGTAGTCGCGAACCTGCAAAGCAAGAAGAAGGTTTCGGGCGATGCGTTGCTCTATGCAGTCGGGCGGCAGGGCGCGGTGGATGATCTGAACCTGGCCGCCACCGGCATCGAAGCCGACGCGCGCGGACGCATCCCGGTCGACGAGCACTATCAGACCAAGGTCGAGCACATCTATGCCGTAGGCGACGTAGTGGGATTCCCGGCGCTGGCATCGGTCTCAATGGAACAGGGTCGCATCGCAGCTCACCGCGCCTTCGACGACGGCGAGACTACATCGAATCCGAGCTTCTATCCCTACGGCATCTACACCATTCCCGAGATCAGCTTCATCGGCAAGACCGAAGAGCAGCTCACTGACGAAGACGTCCCCTACGAAGTAGGCATGGCCTACTATCGCGAAGTGGCGCGCGGACAGATTCGCGGCGACACCACCGGACGCCTCAAGCTGATCTTTCATCGCGACACGCGCAAAGTGCTGGGCGTGCACATCATCGGCGAGGGCGCCAGCGAACTGGTGCACATCGGCCAGGCCGTCATGACCTTCGACGGAACCGTGGACTACTTCGTCGACACGGTATTCAACTATCCCACGCTGGCCGAGTGCTACAAGGTGGCGGCGTTCAATGGGCTGGGCCGGATGCACCGGTACCAGGGGTAA
- a CDS encoding methyl-accepting chemotaxis protein codes for MSLARNIPISQKFYIAFGTVCVLCVALGAYTFFTSRSIAAISSDVSLNSFPSVVKLGDIRAAMNSLRRQDFDVLVCQTPACLEKHMQGRQEAIQEYESDLRKYEAMISYPGERELYQKFVADFQRYLELSNRGANLVSAGKIGDAMDALTSDEAVNLFGNTLKDLGADLDLNVREGTSGANATMRSSTRAEWVSVVATALLVGLCVLVGATLTRVIAPRIGRATAALERLAVKDLTAHVNVTGSDEIGRLDEAFNTSVAALRAMVESLGRTAETLSSSTNQMSARAVQAAGNANTQSSKTNQIAAAAQEMTVTIGEISHNAEHAAQASRVSAETADQGGAVMQSAAETMERISAATSSVSEKMTSLAARSEEIGKVVNVIQEISEQTNLLALNAAIEAARAGEHGRGFAVVAGEVRRLAERTKSATEEIAATIRSIQEETRETLTVMDESRTAVETGLNETNRARKSLEAIIESSKQVEHQIELIATAATEQTAASGEISESAGQISQLAMENTQGAEETVEALKHLASLAGDLDSMIREFKLEGDHQQGGKFSARPQPAGMSVRSAHS; via the coding sequence ATGTCCCTCGCGCGCAATATCCCGATTTCCCAAAAGTTTTACATCGCATTTGGCACCGTATGCGTGCTGTGTGTGGCTTTGGGTGCTTACACCTTCTTCACGTCGCGAAGCATCGCCGCGATCAGCTCGGACGTAAGCCTCAACTCATTCCCATCGGTAGTTAAGCTCGGCGATATTCGTGCTGCCATGAACTCCCTGCGCAGGCAGGATTTCGATGTCCTGGTCTGCCAAACCCCCGCATGCCTGGAAAAGCACATGCAGGGCCGGCAGGAGGCCATCCAGGAGTACGAGAGCGATCTGCGTAAATACGAAGCCATGATCTCGTACCCGGGCGAGCGCGAGCTCTACCAGAAGTTCGTTGCAGACTTCCAGCGTTACCTCGAACTGAGCAATCGCGGAGCGAATCTCGTCTCTGCCGGCAAGATCGGGGATGCGATGGATGCGCTGACCAGCGATGAGGCAGTCAATCTTTTCGGCAACACTCTGAAGGACCTTGGCGCAGATCTCGACCTGAATGTCCGCGAGGGCACCTCAGGTGCTAACGCGACCATGCGTTCCAGCACCCGCGCCGAATGGGTTTCCGTAGTTGCAACCGCGCTCCTCGTGGGGCTGTGCGTTCTCGTGGGCGCAACATTGACGCGCGTTATCGCGCCGCGCATCGGGCGCGCCACCGCCGCACTGGAGAGGTTGGCGGTGAAAGACCTGACCGCTCATGTGAATGTGACCGGCAGCGATGAGATCGGGCGTCTGGACGAGGCGTTCAACACCAGTGTGGCCGCTTTGCGCGCCATGGTGGAGTCTCTGGGTCGAACTGCCGAAACACTCTCGAGTTCGACCAACCAGATGAGTGCCCGCGCGGTTCAGGCCGCCGGCAACGCCAATACGCAATCCAGCAAGACAAATCAGATCGCGGCCGCGGCCCAGGAAATGACGGTCACGATCGGCGAGATCAGCCATAACGCCGAGCATGCCGCACAGGCCAGCCGCGTGTCTGCTGAGACGGCCGACCAGGGCGGAGCGGTGATGCAGTCGGCCGCTGAAACCATGGAGCGCATCTCCGCCGCGACCAGCTCGGTTTCAGAAAAAATGACGTCGCTAGCCGCCCGATCCGAGGAGATCGGCAAGGTGGTCAACGTCATTCAGGAGATCAGCGAGCAAACCAACCTGCTCGCGCTGAATGCGGCGATCGAAGCGGCGCGCGCGGGCGAGCATGGCCGCGGGTTTGCAGTGGTCGCAGGCGAGGTGCGCAGGCTGGCCGAACGCACCAAGAGCGCGACCGAAGAGATCGCAGCAACCATTCGCAGCATCCAGGAAGAAACGCGCGAAACCCTCACCGTAATGGACGAGAGCCGCACTGCTGTCGAAACTGGCCTGAACGAAACCAACCGCGCGCGCAAGAGCCTCGAAGCAATCATCGAGTCCTCCAAACAGGTGGAGCACCAGATCGAACTCATCGCCACGGCCGCGACAGAGCAGACGGCCGCGTCCGGTGAGATCTCCGAATCCGCCGGCCAGATTTCGCAACTCGCGATGGAGAATACGCAAGGGGCGGAAGAGACTGTGGAGGCGCTCAAGCACCTGGCCTCTCTGGCCGGCGACCTGGATAGCATGATCCGCGAATTCAAGCTGGAGGGCGATCACCAGCAAGGCGGAAAATTCAGCGCCCGCCCGCAGCCGGCCGGAATGAGTGTGCGCTCCGCGCACTCCTGA
- a CDS encoding glucuronyl esterase domain-containing protein: MPLTFFAQSKAPCPPPPASRPAPVKLTAEQDRARMLELLGLREDQMRRPPATDPKSPNAANYDEAKANVYPNLPDALKMKNGQSVTTADRWWKQRRPEIVADYEREILGRAPENLPQVTWEVVSEKPENWRGIDVITKRLVGHVDNSSYPQITVNIDLILYTPAHSGGPVPVLMEMAFARDWERALARPFVVPPPPGTPGHWGVDGYEALKRGWGFAVLNPVSFQSDDGDGLTQGIIGLMNKGQPRGLNDWGTLRAWAWGASRALDYLGSDAAVNAKEVGLVGHSRFGKAVLVTMAYDPRFAIAYSSSSGEGGAKLYRHIYGEQMSNLASASLYHWFCGNFLRYGGPLTPADLPVDNHELIALSAPRPVFIGGGSNDGDGYAIQGGDAWADPKGMFLAEVAATPVYKLLGGNGLGTAEFPAVGTTIANGDLAWRQHQFGHTPAPNWPAFLDFAAKYLHTPAGEKVLAQAQ, encoded by the coding sequence ATGCCTCTTACCTTCTTCGCACAAAGCAAGGCTCCTTGTCCTCCGCCTCCTGCCTCGCGGCCAGCGCCGGTCAAGCTGACGGCGGAGCAGGATCGAGCACGCATGCTGGAGCTGCTTGGATTGCGTGAGGACCAGATGCGCCGGCCGCCGGCGACTGATCCGAAATCGCCGAATGCTGCGAACTATGACGAGGCGAAGGCGAACGTCTATCCCAATCTGCCGGATGCGCTGAAGATGAAGAACGGTCAGAGCGTGACAACGGCGGACCGGTGGTGGAAGCAGCGGCGGCCCGAAATCGTGGCCGACTATGAGCGCGAGATACTGGGCCGCGCGCCGGAGAATCTGCCGCAGGTGACATGGGAAGTAGTGAGCGAGAAGCCCGAGAACTGGCGTGGCATCGACGTGATCACGAAGCGGCTGGTGGGTCACGTCGATAACTCCTCCTATCCGCAGATCACAGTCAATATCGACTTGATCCTTTACACGCCCGCGCATTCCGGCGGCCCGGTTCCGGTGCTGATGGAGATGGCGTTTGCGAGAGATTGGGAGCGCGCGCTGGCGCGGCCGTTTGTTGTGCCGCCTCCGCCGGGAACGCCGGGCCACTGGGGCGTGGATGGGTACGAAGCGCTCAAGCGTGGTTGGGGATTCGCAGTGCTGAATCCGGTGAGCTTTCAGTCCGATGACGGCGATGGCCTGACGCAGGGCATCATCGGGCTGATGAACAAGGGCCAGCCGCGCGGATTGAATGACTGGGGCACGCTGCGCGCCTGGGCGTGGGGCGCGAGCCGCGCGCTCGATTATCTCGGGAGCGATGCGGCAGTGAATGCGAAGGAAGTGGGGCTAGTGGGGCACTCGCGCTTCGGGAAGGCCGTGCTGGTCACTATGGCGTATGATCCGCGCTTCGCGATCGCCTACTCGAGTTCGTCGGGCGAGGGCGGCGCGAAGCTCTATCGGCACATTTACGGCGAGCAGATGTCGAATCTGGCGTCTGCTTCGCTCTACCACTGGTTCTGCGGCAACTTCCTTCGCTATGGCGGTCCGCTTACGCCGGCGGATCTTCCCGTGGATAACCATGAACTGATCGCCCTGTCGGCGCCACGTCCGGTGTTCATCGGAGGCGGATCGAACGACGGCGATGGATACGCGATTCAGGGGGGCGATGCATGGGCTGATCCGAAGGGGATGTTTCTGGCGGAGGTGGCGGCGACCCCTGTGTACAAGCTGCTGGGCGGGAATGGGCTGGGCACGGCGGAGTTCCCTGCGGTCGGCACGACGATCGCAAATGGCGATCTGGCTTGGCGGCAGCATCAATTCGGCCACACGCCCGCGCCAAACTGGCCCGCGTTTCTTGATTTCGCTGCGAAGTACCTGCACACGCCGGCGGGCGAGAAGGTTCTTGCCCAGGCACAGTGA
- a CDS encoding DUF2950 domain-containing protein codes for MNRLMQIVLLAAVGCVCASSPSTRGQQPAATDKPAAKAPAAKPSATVSGPVAGQKTFANADEAADALIAAANDFNQDEMIKIFGPSVEKLIFSGEPAQDREHAAAFAAKAQQKKSVSADPKNKNRYFLVIGDNDWPFPVPIVKSGSKWFFDTKAGQKELLYRRVGENELDAISVCHGYVDAQYDYAFRQRQAYEPSQFAQRIISTPGNQDGLAWQNADGTWDGPVGEKVAKAIEQGYEEKLNPYHGYYFKILKGQGPAAPLGKLNYVVKGAMIGGFALVAAPAEYRVTGVRTFIVSQDGVVYEKDLGPTTLDQFKSMDLFNPDKSWDPVEDDYSGDQGATTATAGTTQM; via the coding sequence ATGAATCGTCTTATGCAGATTGTTCTTCTCGCCGCGGTGGGCTGCGTGTGCGCCAGTTCCCCATCTACTCGGGGACAACAGCCTGCGGCCACGGATAAGCCGGCGGCGAAGGCTCCCGCAGCAAAGCCCTCTGCGACCGTATCAGGACCTGTTGCCGGTCAGAAAACGTTCGCCAACGCGGATGAAGCCGCCGACGCCCTGATTGCAGCGGCGAACGACTTCAACCAGGATGAGATGATCAAGATCTTCGGGCCGAGCGTCGAGAAGCTCATCTTCAGCGGAGAACCTGCGCAGGACCGCGAGCATGCCGCGGCGTTCGCAGCCAAAGCCCAGCAGAAGAAATCCGTCTCGGCGGACCCAAAGAACAAGAATCGGTATTTCCTGGTGATCGGAGACAATGATTGGCCGTTTCCCGTGCCGATCGTAAAGAGTGGTTCCAAGTGGTTCTTTGACACCAAGGCCGGCCAGAAGGAACTCCTTTACCGACGCGTGGGCGAGAATGAACTCGACGCGATCTCGGTCTGCCACGGCTACGTCGATGCGCAGTACGATTACGCCTTCCGCCAGCGGCAGGCCTATGAGCCCAGCCAGTTCGCCCAGCGAATCATCAGCACTCCCGGCAATCAGGACGGGCTTGCCTGGCAGAACGCGGATGGCACCTGGGACGGCCCGGTCGGTGAGAAGGTAGCCAAGGCCATCGAGCAGGGCTATGAGGAAAAGCTGAATCCGTACCACGGCTACTACTTCAAGATCCTCAAGGGCCAGGGGCCAGCGGCCCCACTTGGCAAGTTGAACTACGTGGTGAAGGGCGCGATGATCGGTGGATTTGCCCTCGTTGCCGCTCCGGCCGAGTACCGGGTGACGGGCGTCCGCACCTTCATCGTGAGCCAGGACGGCGTGGTCTACGAAAAGGACCTCGGGCCGACAACGCTGGATCAGTTCAAGTCGATGGATCTGTTCAATCCCGACAAGTCCTGGGACCCGGTGGAAGACGATTACAGCGGCGACCAGGGAGCTACGACGGCCACGGCCGGAACAACGCAGATGTAA
- a CDS encoding DUF3300 domain-containing protein: protein MFRTFVAVVCCFAMIPAGLPASAAAQQAALAQAAPAQTAPAAGASQGTKIPPDQLDALVAPIALYPDGLLAQVLASSTYPLELVQLQQWLDKNKTLKDKALSDAVAKQPWDPSVQSMAGLPDLVKRLTDDIQWTTDLGNAFLAQQSDVMDAVQRMRKKAQDKGNLKTTEQQKVETQVIENKSVIVVQQSNPEVIYVPSYNPTVVYGPPVYPYPPIYYPPPGYYAAGIAISFGIGVAMGAFWGGGWCCGCGWGHNDVNINVNNNFNRNTNISRGNRPSQLPSGGAGRPGGVGGVGGAGGVGGVGGVGGVGGVGGAGGVGGVGGVGGAGGVGGVGGAGGVGGPGGVGGVGGAGRPGGGASQLPAGGGGSWQHNPSHRGGTPYGDRATANKFGGVTRGDSLSNRQANARQQIGREGGNLPSNRTAGDRAGGLGGNNGGLGGNRGGNSGLGGGNRGGADSIGGRDLSRSGGGNRDAFGGGNRGGGFDGASARSSSSRGSSSMGSRGGGGGMSRGGGGRRR from the coding sequence TTGTTCAGGACTTTCGTGGCCGTGGTGTGTTGCTTCGCCATGATTCCGGCAGGGCTTCCGGCTTCTGCGGCAGCGCAACAGGCAGCGCTTGCCCAGGCCGCACCCGCGCAGACAGCGCCGGCAGCCGGTGCAAGCCAGGGCACAAAGATACCTCCCGACCAGCTCGACGCCCTCGTCGCTCCCATCGCGCTCTATCCCGATGGGCTGCTGGCGCAGGTCCTTGCCTCGTCCACTTATCCGTTGGAACTTGTGCAGCTTCAGCAGTGGCTCGACAAGAACAAGACCCTCAAGGACAAGGCGCTTTCGGACGCGGTTGCAAAGCAGCCCTGGGATCCCAGCGTTCAGTCCATGGCCGGCCTGCCTGATCTCGTGAAGCGCCTCACCGACGACATCCAGTGGACCACCGATCTTGGGAACGCCTTCCTCGCGCAGCAGAGCGACGTGATGGACGCTGTGCAGCGCATGCGCAAGAAGGCGCAGGACAAGGGCAACCTCAAGACCACCGAGCAGCAGAAGGTGGAGACCCAGGTCATCGAGAACAAAAGCGTCATCGTTGTCCAGCAGTCGAATCCCGAAGTAATCTACGTGCCTTCGTATAACCCGACAGTTGTGTACGGTCCTCCTGTTTATCCCTATCCGCCTATCTATTACCCCCCGCCGGGCTATTACGCGGCGGGTATCGCGATCTCGTTTGGCATCGGCGTGGCCATGGGCGCGTTCTGGGGCGGCGGCTGGTGCTGCGGCTGCGGCTGGGGACACAACGACGTCAACATCAACGTAAATAACAATTTCAATCGCAACACGAACATCAGCCGCGGAAACCGGCCTTCGCAGCTTCCCAGCGGCGGCGCAGGCCGTCCCGGTGGAGTGGGCGGAGTGGGTGGCGCAGGCGGAGTAGGCGGCGTTGGAGGTGTAGGCGGAGTTGGAGGCGTCGGAGGTGCAGGAGGCGTCGGAGGAGTTGGCGGAGTGGGTGGCGCCGGCGGAGTGGGCGGTGTCGGAGGCGCAGGAGGCGTGGGCGGCCCGGGTGGAGTAGGTGGCGTCGGCGGTGCTGGCCGGCCCGGCGGCGGCGCATCGCAGCTGCCGGCCGGCGGTGGAGGCTCATGGCAGCACAATCCGTCGCATCGCGGCGGAACGCCCTATGGTGATCGCGCCACTGCCAATAAGTTCGGCGGTGTCACTCGCGGCGACTCACTCTCGAACCGCCAGGCGAACGCACGGCAGCAGATCGGCCGCGAAGGCGGTAATCTCCCCAGCAACCGGACCGCGGGCGATCGCGCAGGCGGCTTGGGCGGCAATAATGGCGGGCTCGGAGGCAATCGTGGAGGAAATAGCGGTTTGGGCGGCGGCAACAGAGGCGGCGCCGACAGTATCGGTGGCCGCGATCTCTCGCGCAGCGGCGGCGGCAATCGTGATGCCTTCGGCGGCGGAAACCGCGGCGGCGGCTTCGACGGCGCAAGCGCCCGCAGTTCCTCGAGCCGCGGATCGTCGAGCATGGGATCCCGTGGCGGTGGTGGCGGCATGAGCCGTGGCGGCGGCGGACGGCGCAGGTAA
- a CDS encoding GAF domain-containing SpoIIE family protein phosphatase, whose product MATVTVGTPAVQPFPARIRDACEFTQLLIKVQRATHRIASTLDLDTLLGRVVHDIAGTVGNVEVCLWLREEESGDMVLQEVCGCTHYQKGHHHRLGPMQGMVGHCASIRRTHYAPDVLQDPYYIACEPETRSEAAIPLLVAGEISGVLSVSHQDFDAFSEDQITVLEALAGHIAIALENARAFRSEREQRARLQKESEDARAIQQALFLKPTPVVPGFEFDTAWCPAGSTAGDWFDFIDLGNQRYGIALGDVSGKGMSAALLMSATRALLRSIAPLHASPAPTLAQLNRSLMEDFPIGKFVTMIYGVLDAGTRMLTLASAGHPRPMVIANGACSFLDVETGLPLGLGTSAYPERTIAMPAETRLLLYSDGITEASNDADEEFGPARLLEHFQLPDACVDGLIDEVRRFGPLRERQDDATAVLIRSL is encoded by the coding sequence ATGGCTACCGTCACTGTCGGTACTCCCGCCGTTCAGCCTTTCCCCGCACGCATCCGCGACGCATGCGAATTCACGCAACTGCTCATCAAGGTGCAGCGCGCCACTCACCGGATCGCCTCTACACTCGATCTCGACACGCTGCTCGGCCGCGTGGTACACGACATTGCCGGAACCGTTGGCAACGTGGAGGTGTGTCTGTGGCTCCGCGAAGAAGAGTCGGGTGACATGGTGCTGCAGGAGGTCTGCGGCTGCACGCACTATCAAAAGGGCCATCACCACCGGCTGGGCCCGATGCAGGGCATGGTCGGTCATTGCGCTTCCATTCGCCGCACGCACTATGCGCCGGATGTATTGCAGGACCCCTACTACATTGCCTGCGAGCCCGAAACGCGCTCCGAAGCGGCAATTCCGCTACTCGTCGCCGGTGAGATTTCCGGCGTTCTCTCGGTCAGCCACCAGGATTTCGACGCATTCTCAGAGGACCAGATCACGGTTCTCGAAGCGCTCGCCGGACATATCGCGATCGCGCTCGAGAACGCCCGAGCCTTCCGTTCCGAACGCGAACAGCGCGCCCGTCTGCAAAAGGAATCAGAAGACGCACGCGCCATTCAGCAAGCGCTCTTCCTAAAGCCCACGCCGGTTGTGCCGGGCTTCGAGTTCGATACGGCATGGTGCCCCGCCGGATCTACCGCCGGTGACTGGTTCGACTTCATCGACTTGGGCAACCAGCGTTACGGCATCGCCCTGGGCGACGTCTCGGGTAAAGGCATGTCCGCCGCGTTGCTCATGTCGGCCACGCGCGCGCTGCTCCGGTCGATCGCTCCCCTGCACGCCTCGCCCGCGCCCACTCTCGCCCAGCTCAACCGCAGCTTGATGGAAGATTTCCCCATCGGAAAATTCGTCACCATGATTTACGGGGTGCTGGATGCCGGCACCCGCATGTTGACGCTGGCCAGCGCCGGCCATCCCCGGCCGATGGTGATCGCCAACGGCGCCTGCTCGTTCCTCGACGTCGAAACTGGACTGCCGCTCGGCCTCGGGACCTCGGCTTACCCGGAGCGCACGATCGCCATGCCTGCCGAGACGCGTTTGCTGCTCTACAGCGACGGAATTACGGAAGCATCGAACGATGCAGACGAGGAGTTCGGACCAGCTCGCCTTCTAGAGCACTTCCAGCTTCCCGATGCCTGCGTCGACGGATTGATCGACGAAGTCCGCCGCTTCGGCCCACTCCGCGAGCGACAGGACGATGCGACAGCCGTGCTGATTCGCAGTCTCTGA
- a CDS encoding GNAT family N-acetyltransferase gives MPPEPLQIRIATAADSDRLIPLINEAFSVETFMTGPRTDPERLAASMQKGAILLAEDHLGQLVASIYVEVRGERGYAGMLAVSPAKQRLGIGSRMMKAAEDYLRTHGCVALDITVLSLRTELPPVYRAYGFVETGAVPFEYPHPLKDGLETHCIVMSKPL, from the coding sequence ATGCCACCGGAGCCTCTTCAAATCCGAATTGCCACCGCCGCCGACAGCGACCGCCTCATCCCTCTCATCAATGAAGCTTTCTCCGTCGAAACGTTCATGACCGGACCCCGCACCGATCCTGAACGCCTCGCCGCTTCCATGCAGAAAGGCGCAATCCTGCTCGCCGAAGACCACCTCGGGCAGTTAGTCGCGTCCATCTATGTCGAAGTACGCGGGGAACGGGGCTACGCGGGCATGCTCGCGGTCTCGCCTGCCAAACAGCGATTGGGGATCGGCAGCCGCATGATGAAGGCGGCGGAAGACTATCTCCGCACGCACGGCTGCGTGGCGCTCGACATCACGGTTCTGAGCTTGCGCACGGAGTTGCCGCCTGTCTACCGCGCCTACGGCTTTGTCGAAACCGGCGCCGTGCCGTTCGAGTATCCGCACCCGCTGAAGGACGGTCTCGAAACCCACTGCATCGTCATGTCGAAGCCGCTATAG
- a CDS encoding YceD family protein produces the protein MEFKIAELEREPIDFGLQFKPGAIQYGEEARQTGSLATDGRAEVLHEHRGPKDVVADIRLKGHWQGDFQVPCARCVEDVDIALQGDFDLIFRPLGADSGPQERSISAVETEIGYYQKDSLLLEDVLREQVLLSLPVRTLCKEDCKGLCPRCGGNRNNQACSCEEGQTDPRWEALGELRGRIKS, from the coding sequence ATGGAATTCAAGATTGCGGAGCTGGAGAGGGAGCCGATTGATTTCGGCCTCCAGTTCAAGCCTGGAGCGATCCAGTACGGAGAAGAGGCCCGCCAGACCGGTTCGTTGGCCACAGACGGACGGGCGGAGGTACTGCACGAGCATCGCGGCCCGAAGGACGTGGTTGCCGACATCCGGCTGAAGGGGCACTGGCAGGGCGACTTTCAGGTTCCCTGCGCGCGCTGCGTGGAGGATGTGGATATAGCGCTGCAGGGCGACTTCGACCTGATCTTCCGTCCGCTGGGAGCGGATTCGGGGCCGCAGGAGCGGTCCATCTCGGCAGTGGAAACCGAAATCGGGTATTATCAAAAAGACAGTCTGTTGCTTGAAGATGTGCTGAGGGAGCAGGTGCTTTTGTCTCTGCCGGTCCGCACCTTGTGCAAGGAAGACTGCAAGGGACTTTGTCCGCGCTGCGGAGGCAATCGCAACAACCAGGCGTGCTCCTGCGAGGAGGGTCAGACCGACCCCCGCTGGGAGGCCTTGGGCGAGCTTCGCGGACGGATCAAGTCTTGA
- the rpmF gene encoding 50S ribosomal protein L32, which yields MPNPKRRHSARRTANRRAHDFLTATGVSECPNCHEKKLPHRACAKCGEYKGRAVVDVKEAK from the coding sequence ATGCCGAATCCGAAACGGCGCCACTCCGCGCGCCGCACTGCCAACCGCCGCGCTCACGACTTCCTTACGGCCACTGGTGTTTCCGAGTGCCCCAACTGCCACGAGAAGAAGCTGCCCCATCGCGCCTGCGCAAAGTGCGGCGAGTACAAGGGCCGCGCCGTGGTGGATGTGAAGGAAGCCAAGTAA